A single genomic interval of Streptomyces sp. BA2 harbors:
- a CDS encoding Tat pathway signal sequence domain protein: MGVNAIGPVEPGDDTYETRPTRAAATDQVAVRPARPHPLLTRHRRTALAVTTAVIVGAAGLSLYLTRPRPPAPPPPLYPSQTVSVTYRGGMTHPLAGDRTFSFTVALSQDSGPPVSIRRITQTTEALSVTVVPHTPFTVKTGTPRTARITMHIRECGNVQRNAGLPFLVVTLRNIRAMQLQSFILGERYAKDLSGALTAACPPNTDVMSKTP; encoded by the coding sequence GTGGGTGTGAACGCCATCGGCCCCGTCGAGCCCGGCGACGACACCTACGAGACCCGGCCCACCCGCGCCGCCGCCACGGACCAGGTCGCCGTGCGTCCCGCCCGGCCCCACCCGCTGCTCACCCGGCACCGCCGCACCGCCCTGGCCGTCACCACGGCCGTGATCGTCGGGGCCGCCGGGCTCAGCCTCTACCTGACCCGCCCCCGGCCCCCGGCACCACCACCACCGCTCTATCCGTCGCAGACCGTGTCCGTGACCTACCGGGGCGGCATGACGCACCCGCTGGCCGGCGACCGCACGTTCAGCTTCACCGTCGCCCTCAGCCAGGACTCGGGGCCCCCGGTGTCCATCAGACGGATCACGCAGACGACGGAGGCGCTGTCGGTCACGGTCGTCCCCCATACCCCATTCACCGTGAAAACAGGAACCCCTCGTACGGCACGCATCACGATGCACATTCGCGAATGTGGAAATGTGCAACGGAATGCCGGACTCCCTTTCCTGGTGGTAACACTGCGTAATATTCGCGCAATGCAGTTGCAGAGCTTCATCCTCGGCGAGAGGTACGCAAAAGATCTTTCAGGGGCCCTGACAGCCGCATGCCCCCCGAACACTGATGTCATGAGTAAAACACCCTGA
- a CDS encoding ABC transporter substrate-binding protein — MRQRSLIAITAALTAGALTLTACGSRDDKDKEDSAGGGTTVVIGVDAPLTGDLSALGLGIRNSADLAAKQANEKKYVDGITFKIEAADDQGQPASGQTNATKFVANKEILGAVGPLNSSVGESMQKVFDDAKLVQVSPANTNPAMTQGQDWNGGKKVRPYKAYFRTATTDAVQGPFAAQYLFNEAKKKKVFVVDDKKTYGAGLAATFKDEFTKLGGKVAGTEHVNPDTKDFGAVATKIKNSDADVVYYGGEYPAAGPLSKQMKKAGAKIPLVGGDGIYSADFVKLAGKEGKGDMATSIGQPVEELPSAKEFIANYKKAGYKEAYEAYGGYSYDSAWAVIEAVKKVVEDNDGKLPDDARAKIVDAMQDVSFDGVTGKVSFDEYGDATNKQLTVYEVKSTEDPTKGWKPVKSGTFTG, encoded by the coding sequence GTGCGTCAACGTTCGCTCATAGCCATCACCGCTGCACTCACCGCGGGGGCACTCACCCTCACCGCCTGTGGCTCACGCGACGACAAGGACAAGGAAGACTCCGCGGGCGGCGGAACCACCGTTGTCATCGGCGTCGACGCGCCACTGACCGGCGACTTGTCCGCGCTGGGCCTCGGCATCCGCAACTCCGCGGACCTCGCCGCCAAGCAGGCCAACGAGAAGAAGTACGTCGACGGCATCACCTTCAAGATCGAAGCCGCCGACGACCAGGGGCAGCCCGCGTCGGGCCAGACCAACGCCACCAAGTTCGTCGCCAACAAGGAAATCCTCGGCGCCGTCGGCCCCCTGAACTCCTCCGTCGGCGAGTCGATGCAGAAGGTCTTCGACGACGCGAAACTCGTCCAGGTCTCCCCCGCCAACACCAACCCGGCCATGACCCAGGGCCAGGACTGGAACGGCGGCAAGAAGGTGCGCCCCTACAAGGCCTACTTCCGTACGGCCACCACGGACGCCGTCCAGGGCCCGTTCGCCGCGCAGTACCTCTTCAACGAGGCCAAGAAGAAGAAGGTCTTCGTCGTCGACGACAAGAAGACCTACGGCGCAGGCCTCGCCGCCACCTTCAAGGACGAGTTCACCAAGCTCGGCGGCAAGGTCGCGGGCACCGAGCACGTGAACCCGGACACCAAGGACTTCGGCGCCGTCGCCACCAAGATCAAGAACTCTGACGCGGACGTCGTCTACTACGGCGGCGAGTACCCCGCCGCAGGACCGCTCAGCAAGCAGATGAAGAAGGCCGGAGCCAAGATCCCGCTCGTCGGCGGCGACGGCATCTACAGCGCCGACTTCGTCAAGCTCGCCGGCAAAGAGGGCAAGGGCGACATGGCCACCTCCATCGGCCAGCCCGTCGAGGAACTGCCGTCCGCCAAGGAGTTCATCGCGAACTACAAGAAGGCCGGCTACAAGGAGGCCTACGAGGCCTACGGCGGCTACTCCTACGACTCGGCCTGGGCCGTCATCGAAGCAGTCAAGAAGGTCGTCGAGGACAACGACGGCAAGCTGCCCGACGACGCCCGCGCCAAGATCGTCGACGCCATGCAGGACGTCTCCTTCGACGGCGTGACCGGCAAGGTCTCCTTCGACGAGTACGGCGACGCGACCAACAAGCAACTCACCGTGTACGAGGTCAAGTCCACCGAGGACCCGACCAAGGGCTGGAAGCCGGTCAAGTCCGGCACCTTCACCGGCTGA
- a CDS encoding ABC transporter permease subunit, translating to MHELPQQLVNGLLLGSMYGLIAIGYTMVYGIVQLINFAHGEIFMVGGFGALTVWLWLPGGTSMWLALPLMLIGAVIVSTLIAVGAERFAYRPLRGAPRLAPLITAIGLSLALQQAVWAWYPNAKSSRTFPEMPGDSIHMGSITIQPGDIFLLITAPICMFALGYFVMKTRVGRGMQATAQDPDTAKLMGVNTDRVIVVAFAIGAAFAGIAAVAYGFRYGEVQFRMGFLWGLKAFTAAVLGGIGNIYGAMIGGLVLGIAEAMATAYMNDIPGMSQLGGQSWADVWAFVLLIVVLLVRPQGLLGERVADRA from the coding sequence GTGCACGAACTGCCGCAACAGCTGGTCAACGGCCTGCTACTGGGATCCATGTACGGCCTGATCGCCATCGGCTACACAATGGTCTACGGCATCGTCCAGCTCATCAACTTCGCCCATGGCGAGATCTTCATGGTCGGCGGCTTCGGCGCCCTCACCGTCTGGCTGTGGCTCCCGGGCGGCACCAGCATGTGGCTCGCCCTGCCGCTCATGCTCATAGGCGCCGTCATCGTCTCCACCCTCATAGCGGTCGGAGCCGAACGCTTCGCCTACCGCCCCCTGCGCGGCGCACCCCGCCTCGCACCCCTCATCACCGCCATCGGCCTCTCCCTCGCACTCCAGCAAGCCGTCTGGGCCTGGTACCCCAACGCCAAGTCGTCCCGCACCTTCCCCGAAATGCCCGGCGACTCCATCCACATGGGCTCCATCACCATCCAGCCCGGCGACATCTTCCTGCTGATCACCGCACCGATCTGCATGTTCGCCCTCGGCTACTTCGTGATGAAGACCCGCGTCGGACGCGGCATGCAAGCCACCGCCCAAGACCCCGACACCGCCAAGCTCATGGGTGTCAACACCGACCGCGTCATCGTCGTGGCCTTCGCGATCGGCGCCGCCTTCGCCGGCATCGCCGCCGTCGCCTACGGCTTCCGCTACGGAGAAGTCCAGTTCCGCATGGGCTTCCTCTGGGGCCTCAAAGCCTTCACCGCCGCCGTACTCGGAGGCATCGGCAACATCTACGGCGCGATGATCGGCGGCCTCGTCCTCGGCATCGCCGAAGCCATGGCCACCGCCTACATGAACGACATCCCCGGCATGAGCCAGCTCGGCGGGCAGTCCTGGGCCGACGTCTGGGCCTTCGTACTCCTCATCGTCGTACTCCTCGTCAGGCCACAAGGTCTCCTTGGCGAGCGCGTCGCGGACAGGGCGTGA
- a CDS encoding branched-chain amino acid ABC transporter permease, with product MTTQTTAADAPSPKQDHTPTGLIAIPEGPARALATGGGILTVISTFMAWTWTAAFPGDLTVYGYPGGLQVLALIAGLLTTLFGLASYGIKGVRALTPGGADAALKYAALAAFATTWYTIISISYQLGGLANLDPGGWVAAIATLASFIGALALPFVRPHTYAIDPEDTSGEQLKHRARNAMIIFKGAFAAEAPPTPRKLPSYVEILIIIAALSVGLLVFTYGIGTEYDELFIGFLITVAFGFAALSKAGLVAQVSTYTGRHRNITLIGAFIAAAAFPFTQSDDQYATIGVYILIFATVALGLNIVVGLAGLLDLGYVAFLGVGAYAASMVSGSPSSPFDVHLPFWGAILVGAGASLIFGVLIGAPTLRLRGDYLAIVTLGFGEIFRLVAMNSDGTSGPDITNGSNGISSIPNLKILGFDLGIEHSILGVTIGRFANYFFLMLLITLVVVLVFRRSGDSRIGRAWVAIREDETAALAMGINGFRVKLIAFALGATLAGLAGTVQAHVTYTVTPEQYQFANTVPPNSAFLLAAVVLGGMGTISGPLVGAALLYLIPSKLSFLGDYQLFAFGLALVLLMRFRPEGLIPNRRRQLEFHEAELAPGDTPPPTVLSKTGA from the coding sequence ATGACCACACAGACCACTGCGGCCGACGCGCCAAGCCCCAAGCAGGACCACACCCCCACCGGTCTCATCGCCATCCCCGAGGGCCCCGCCCGCGCACTCGCCACCGGCGGCGGCATCCTCACCGTCATCTCCACGTTCATGGCCTGGACCTGGACCGCGGCATTCCCCGGCGACCTCACCGTCTACGGCTACCCCGGCGGCCTCCAGGTGCTCGCCCTGATCGCCGGCCTCCTCACCACGCTCTTCGGCCTCGCCTCGTACGGCATCAAAGGCGTACGGGCGCTGACTCCCGGCGGCGCCGACGCCGCGCTCAAGTACGCGGCGCTCGCCGCCTTCGCCACCACCTGGTACACGATCATCTCGATCAGCTACCAGCTCGGCGGCCTCGCCAACCTCGACCCCGGCGGCTGGGTCGCCGCCATCGCCACCCTCGCCTCCTTCATCGGCGCCCTCGCCCTGCCCTTCGTACGACCGCACACCTACGCGATCGACCCCGAAGACACCAGCGGGGAACAGCTCAAGCACCGCGCGCGCAACGCGATGATCATCTTCAAGGGCGCCTTCGCCGCCGAAGCACCACCCACGCCGCGCAAGCTCCCCAGCTACGTCGAGATCCTCATCATCATCGCCGCGCTCTCGGTGGGCCTCCTGGTCTTCACCTACGGCATCGGCACCGAATACGACGAACTCTTCATCGGCTTCCTGATCACCGTGGCATTCGGCTTCGCCGCGCTGTCCAAGGCCGGACTCGTCGCCCAGGTCTCCACCTACACCGGGCGGCACCGCAACATCACACTCATCGGCGCCTTCATCGCCGCCGCCGCCTTCCCGTTCACCCAGAGCGACGACCAGTACGCCACCATCGGCGTCTACATCCTCATCTTCGCCACCGTCGCACTCGGCCTGAACATCGTCGTCGGCCTCGCCGGACTCCTCGACCTCGGATACGTCGCCTTCCTCGGCGTCGGCGCCTACGCGGCATCCATGGTCTCCGGATCGCCGTCCTCACCCTTCGACGTCCACCTGCCGTTCTGGGGCGCCATCCTGGTCGGCGCGGGCGCATCACTCATCTTCGGCGTCCTCATCGGCGCCCCGACACTGCGACTGCGCGGCGACTACCTCGCCATCGTCACCCTCGGCTTCGGAGAGATCTTCCGCCTCGTCGCCATGAACTCCGACGGCACATCGGGCCCGGACATCACCAACGGCTCGAACGGCATCTCCTCGATCCCGAACCTCAAGATCCTGGGCTTCGACCTGGGCATCGAGCACAGCATCCTCGGCGTCACCATCGGCCGCTTCGCGAACTACTTCTTCCTGATGCTGCTCATCACCCTCGTCGTCGTCCTCGTCTTCAGGCGCAGCGGCGACTCCCGCATCGGACGCGCCTGGGTCGCCATCCGCGAGGACGAAACCGCCGCGCTCGCCATGGGCATCAACGGCTTCCGCGTGAAGCTCATCGCCTTCGCGCTCGGCGCCACGCTCGCCGGACTCGCGGGCACAGTGCAGGCGCACGTCACCTACACCGTGACGCCCGAGCAGTACCAGTTCGCCAACACGGTCCCGCCCAACTCGGCGTTCCTGCTCGCCGCGGTCGTCCTCGGCGGCATGGGCACCATCAGCGGACCCCTCGTCGGCGCGGCGCTGCTCTACCTCATCCCCAGCAAGCTCTCCTTCCTCGGCGACTACCAGCTCTTCGCCTTCGGCCTCGCGCTCGTACTGCTCATGCGCTTCCGCCCCGAGGGCCTCATCCCCAACCGCCGCCGCCAGCTCGAATTCCACGAAGCCGAACTGGCCCCCGGCGACACGCCGCCACCCACAGTCCTCAGCAAGACAGGGGCCTGA